A portion of the Rhodococcus pseudokoreensis genome contains these proteins:
- a CDS encoding pseudouridine synthase: MMVRVPMPSPLPVKDGVGPTRLRVPASGPWATIAEYVVARFDHLDAGDLHRRFDAGGIVGTDGRPIGRGTALGSHRFVWYYRDLPVEDPVPFHLEILHVDDDLVVIDKPHFLPTTPGGRYLRESALVRLRTRLDNPDLTPIHRLDRATAGLVMFSARSATRGAYQSLFEKRRVVKVYEAVSMQPPGWDPDAPVLAERAVPVVYRNHIASRRGEFRVVVDDSREPNAETVVEVCGGGVSSSGRAVLHTILRPHTGRMHQLRVHLAALGAGILGDRLYPDLLPEAPDDHSLPLQLLARELEFTDPLSGMPRRFVTRRTLSEAPA; the protein is encoded by the coding sequence ATGATGGTGCGCGTGCCAATGCCCTCACCGCTGCCCGTCAAGGACGGGGTCGGACCGACGCGGCTGCGTGTCCCGGCGTCCGGGCCGTGGGCGACGATCGCCGAGTACGTCGTCGCGCGGTTCGACCATCTGGACGCGGGCGACCTGCACCGGCGATTCGACGCCGGAGGGATCGTGGGCACCGACGGTCGTCCGATCGGTCGCGGCACGGCGCTGGGCTCGCACCGGTTCGTCTGGTACTACCGCGATCTGCCGGTGGAGGACCCGGTGCCGTTTCACCTGGAGATCCTGCACGTCGACGACGACCTCGTCGTGATCGACAAGCCGCACTTCCTCCCGACCACTCCGGGCGGGCGATACCTGCGCGAGTCCGCGCTCGTCCGGTTGCGGACTCGCCTCGACAATCCGGACCTGACGCCGATCCATCGACTCGACCGCGCGACCGCCGGCCTGGTGATGTTCTCGGCCCGTTCCGCGACGCGCGGCGCATACCAGTCGCTGTTCGAGAAACGGCGGGTAGTGAAGGTCTACGAGGCGGTGTCGATGCAACCGCCAGGGTGGGACCCGGATGCGCCGGTGCTTGCCGAGCGTGCCGTTCCCGTCGTCTACCGCAACCACATCGCGTCGCGGCGCGGCGAGTTCCGGGTCGTCGTCGACGACTCCCGCGAACCCAACGCCGAGACGGTGGTCGAGGTGTGTGGCGGCGGTGTGAGCTCCTCCGGACGTGCTGTGCTGCACACGATCCTGCGTCCGCACACCGGACGAATGCACCAGTTGCGGGTGCATCTGGCGGCGCTCGGCGCCGGGATTCTGGGCGATCGTCTGTACCCCGACCTGCTGCCCGAGGCGCCGGACGATCATTCCCTCCCGCTCCAATTGCTCGCGCGGGAACTCGAATTCACCGATCCGCTGTCGGGGATGCCGCGGCGGTTCGTCACCCGCCGGACGTTGAGCGAGGCGCCCGCGTAA
- a CDS encoding alpha/beta hydrolase gives MNDDAPTWWNLLDGDAQAAARMIAHALPKPIRELGPEQARALLNTTPPAEPITPLDHVEQLSVPTRAGAIRARLYRADSAAPDGDRPALVYLHGGGFVLGTLDGADELCRAIAAGSGWTVVSLDYRLAPENPYPAALEDCLDAYAWLTRTAPELGIDPGRIAIGGDSAGGNLAASLCLHRRDERSPLPVTQVLAYPAVDGTFTTPSWSEFADAPLLSTADARWCWDHYVGPGHRADDHLAAPMRAESLRGLPPALILTAEVDPIRDDAEAYAARLRRDGVPVSLTRYAGVFHGFVTEIGAFTQAKQAIDEVCLHLREVALTRAPRSTSGG, from the coding sequence ATGAACGACGACGCCCCCACCTGGTGGAATCTGCTCGACGGCGATGCACAGGCCGCGGCCCGGATGATCGCTCACGCCCTGCCCAAACCGATCCGGGAGCTGGGACCGGAGCAGGCCCGGGCGCTCCTGAACACGACTCCACCTGCCGAGCCGATCACGCCGCTCGACCACGTCGAACAATTGAGCGTTCCGACCCGCGCAGGTGCGATCCGGGCTCGCCTGTACCGCGCAGACAGTGCCGCTCCGGACGGCGACAGGCCTGCCCTCGTCTATCTGCACGGCGGCGGTTTCGTCCTGGGAACCCTGGACGGAGCCGACGAGCTGTGCCGCGCGATCGCCGCCGGATCCGGATGGACGGTCGTGTCCCTGGACTACCGGCTGGCTCCCGAGAACCCCTACCCGGCAGCACTGGAAGACTGCCTCGACGCCTACGCGTGGCTGACCCGGACGGCACCGGAGCTCGGTATCGATCCGGGACGGATCGCGATCGGTGGCGACTCCGCCGGGGGCAATCTCGCCGCCTCCCTCTGCCTGCACCGACGCGACGAGCGCAGCCCCCTCCCCGTGACTCAGGTACTCGCCTACCCTGCCGTCGACGGGACATTCACGACGCCGTCGTGGTCGGAATTCGCCGATGCGCCGCTACTGAGCACCGCGGACGCGCGCTGGTGCTGGGACCACTACGTCGGCCCGGGACACCGGGCGGACGACCACCTCGCGGCACCCATGCGCGCCGAATCGCTACGCGGTCTTCCGCCTGCGCTGATTCTGACCGCGGAGGTCGACCCGATCCGGGACGACGCCGAGGCATATGCGGCACGGCTGCGGCGCGACGGCGTCCCCGTCTCGCTGACCCGGTATGCCGGCGTCTTCCACGGCTTCGTCACCGAGATCGGTGCGTTCACGCAGGCGAAGCAGGCGATCGACGAGGTGTGCCTGCACCTGCGCGAGGTCGCCCTTACGCGGGCGCCTCGCTCAACGTCCGGCGGGTGA
- a CDS encoding glutamine synthetase family protein → MSEITATATDRDAAVHTVRLEATNHDGSFLGKNVAPKKFAASAESGFAFADLLFGLDLGNDPTFGFAYPDWRGHLADVQFRPDMSTLMQWEPGLQSVIGDYWQTDGTPVGTCPRNLARKLVDRLATRGFTATVAVEIEATLFQESIHEARAKGYRDLTPLGGSAGTAYHLAKSKDWVDYMSAVARRLEEIGIEWEAWSDEDAAGQVELNLVPGDPISVCDAWARARQVMREVAFELGHTVTFMAKPTAGYGQASHVNLSLQRDGVNAFYAEDGPSPTMRHAIGGLLATIQGATSIVLPQITSYRRLVDLSGPPTTVTWGISNKTTAVRAVCGHPAYSRLEYRVPGADANLYLAVAAILAGVIAGLDGAIEPPEPVSDMAWCAPDLERLPNTITKAAAALEADPILREQLGDEFVDYWVGTRRWEWMQFHTAGGDPCAELSEWESTRYFEFP, encoded by the coding sequence ATGTCTGAAATCACCGCCACCGCAACGGATCGTGATGCCGCCGTCCACACGGTCCGGCTCGAGGCCACCAATCACGATGGCTCGTTCCTCGGAAAGAACGTGGCGCCCAAGAAGTTCGCCGCGAGCGCGGAGTCGGGGTTCGCGTTCGCCGATCTCCTGTTCGGCCTCGACCTGGGCAATGATCCGACCTTCGGTTTCGCCTACCCCGACTGGCGTGGGCACCTGGCCGACGTCCAGTTCCGGCCCGACATGTCGACGCTGATGCAGTGGGAGCCCGGCCTGCAGTCCGTGATCGGTGACTACTGGCAGACGGACGGCACCCCGGTCGGGACGTGTCCTCGCAACCTGGCCCGAAAGCTGGTCGACCGACTGGCAACGCGTGGTTTCACGGCCACCGTGGCGGTCGAGATCGAGGCGACCCTGTTCCAGGAGTCCATTCACGAGGCCCGCGCCAAGGGATACCGCGACCTGACCCCGCTCGGCGGTTCCGCCGGAACCGCGTACCACCTCGCGAAATCGAAGGACTGGGTCGACTACATGTCGGCGGTCGCCCGTCGCCTCGAAGAGATCGGCATCGAGTGGGAGGCGTGGAGCGACGAGGACGCGGCAGGGCAGGTCGAACTCAATCTGGTTCCCGGTGACCCGATCTCGGTGTGCGATGCCTGGGCTCGCGCCCGGCAGGTGATGCGCGAGGTGGCCTTCGAACTCGGTCACACCGTGACCTTCATGGCCAAGCCGACAGCCGGATACGGTCAGGCCTCGCACGTCAACCTGTCCCTGCAGCGCGACGGGGTCAACGCGTTCTACGCGGAGGACGGGCCCTCACCGACGATGCGGCACGCGATCGGCGGACTCCTCGCGACCATTCAGGGCGCGACGTCGATCGTGCTGCCGCAGATCACCTCGTACCGCCGCCTGGTCGACCTGAGCGGCCCGCCGACGACGGTCACGTGGGGCATCAGCAACAAGACCACCGCGGTGCGTGCGGTGTGCGGGCACCCGGCGTACTCCCGCCTCGAGTACCGGGTTCCCGGGGCCGACGCGAATCTGTACCTCGCGGTCGCGGCCATTCTCGCCGGGGTGATCGCAGGCCTCGACGGCGCGATCGAGCCGCCCGAGCCGGTCAGCGACATGGCGTGGTGTGCGCCCGATCTCGAGCGGTTGCCGAACACCATCACCAAGGCGGCCGCCGCTCTCGAGGCGGATCCGATTCTGCGCGAACAACTCGGGGACGAGTTCGTCGACTACTGGGTGGGCACCCGCCGGTGGGAGTGGATGCAGTTCCACACCGCGGGTGGCGATCCGTGCGCCGAGCTGTCCGAATGGGAGTCGACGCGATACTTCGAGTTCCCGTGA
- a CDS encoding gamma-glutamyl-gamma-aminobutyrate hydrolase family protein — MSAENATPGTIRPMIGITGRRFRLGLVDGLDKRYGHLFADAFMSDFSDRIARAGGIPVNLPYDADPEALCHWLAGVVITGGQDVHPAYWGGDPSVVRDVDPRDDPMVHDPDRDEYEIALVRAALARQIPVLGVCRGLQVLNIALGGTLIADLPPGSVEHLSVSPPLTDGADDHKVTFEPGSIAERLFGAGAVTNSWHHQAVDRCGTGLVVTGRAADGVVEAVELPGAAVLGVQWHPEWMERDDPALSWIVAEGNQRI, encoded by the coding sequence GTGAGCGCGGAGAACGCGACGCCCGGCACCATCCGGCCGATGATCGGCATCACCGGCCGGCGGTTCCGGCTGGGGCTGGTCGATGGACTCGACAAGCGTTACGGACACCTGTTCGCCGACGCCTTCATGTCCGACTTCTCGGACCGGATCGCCAGGGCCGGTGGGATTCCGGTCAACCTGCCGTACGATGCCGACCCGGAGGCACTCTGCCACTGGCTGGCGGGCGTGGTCATCACCGGAGGCCAGGATGTTCATCCCGCGTACTGGGGTGGCGATCCGTCGGTGGTCCGGGACGTGGATCCGCGGGATGATCCGATGGTCCACGACCCCGACCGGGACGAGTACGAGATCGCGCTCGTGCGTGCCGCACTCGCCCGGCAGATTCCGGTGCTCGGGGTGTGCCGCGGCCTGCAGGTCCTCAACATCGCTCTGGGCGGCACGCTGATCGCGGACCTTCCGCCCGGTTCCGTCGAGCACCTGTCGGTGTCGCCCCCGCTCACCGACGGCGCCGACGACCACAAGGTGACGTTCGAGCCCGGCTCGATCGCGGAACGGCTGTTCGGCGCCGGTGCGGTGACCAATTCGTGGCACCACCAGGCGGTCGACCGCTGCGGTACCGGCCTGGTGGTCACGGGGCGCGCGGCCGACGGCGTCGTCGAAGCGGTCGAGTTGCCGGGGGCCGCGGTGCTCGGTGTCCAGTGGCATCCCGAGTGGATGGAACGCGACGATCCGGCACTGAGCTGGATCGTCGCCGAAGGAAACCAGCGGATCTAA
- a CDS encoding TetR/AcrR family transcriptional regulator, with protein MARIPAAERRAELVAAAVRVIAAHGVDGATTRRIAEEANAPLATLHYCFSSKEVLFAAVFEHVTAQYREVLTRNDVHGNVASTARALLRGGMEWYLASPDFGAAIVELISWGQRQESRQAEMVYNEALATMRAILDAAATAAGQSVGPETIDELTYLVSTLSDGFALNWLVFTDRTTAELQIELVLGILDAWMAANLGAASVPARRVSTVPPAVTLRSLASWVSVD; from the coding sequence ATGGCTCGCATTCCCGCCGCCGAACGTCGCGCCGAACTGGTGGCAGCAGCCGTGCGCGTGATTGCCGCCCACGGAGTGGACGGCGCCACCACTCGCCGGATCGCGGAAGAGGCGAACGCTCCACTGGCCACGCTGCACTACTGCTTCTCCTCCAAGGAGGTGCTGTTCGCAGCTGTCTTCGAGCACGTCACCGCACAGTATCGAGAGGTGTTGACACGCAACGACGTCCACGGCAACGTGGCGTCCACGGCGCGTGCCCTGCTGCGTGGCGGGATGGAGTGGTACCTGGCGAGTCCGGACTTCGGCGCGGCGATCGTCGAGCTGATCAGCTGGGGCCAGCGTCAGGAGAGCCGGCAGGCCGAGATGGTGTACAACGAGGCACTCGCGACCATGCGAGCGATCCTCGACGCCGCCGCGACCGCTGCGGGCCAGTCGGTCGGCCCGGAAACGATCGACGAACTGACCTACCTGGTGTCCACGTTGTCCGACGGATTCGCGCTCAACTGGCTGGTATTCACCGACCGCACAACGGCTGAGCTGCAGATCGAGCTCGTCCTCGGAATACTCGACGCATGGATGGCCGCCAACCTCGGCGCTGCTTCCGTGCCGGCGCGCCGAGTTTCGACGGTCCCTCCCGCGGTAACCCTGCGCTCGCTCGCGTCCTGGGTGAGCGTGGACTGA
- a CDS encoding phytanoyl-CoA dioxygenase family protein, which translates to MTTNELTRLTPDVTTEAAVEVIMRDGGVIIEGLFDEATIEGLETDLGPVLDRVDTGHDELFAGNRTKRASGLFARTEHMATVALNPLYRGVAERILNKPINVFFGEESMPNPAGMHVGATMAIKIGPGQGSQPLHRDDSVWLWRHPTYQREARVQIMVAVSDFTAENGGTLVIPGSHLWDDERAPRLEEAIPTEMKAGSALIWIGSTYHGGGQNTTSDEYRFGLSMGYDLAFLRPEENPFLTYTLDQIRSFPEEIQRALDFSSEHYVGWVEVGGQMSDPMDLLGCDEYTAIGAALPARV; encoded by the coding sequence ATGACGACGAACGAACTCACACGTCTGACTCCCGACGTCACCACAGAAGCCGCGGTCGAGGTGATCATGCGAGACGGCGGCGTGATCATCGAAGGGCTCTTCGACGAAGCCACCATCGAGGGACTCGAGACCGACTTGGGCCCCGTGCTCGACCGGGTCGACACCGGCCACGACGAGCTGTTCGCCGGCAACAGAACCAAGCGCGCAAGCGGCTTGTTCGCGCGGACCGAGCACATGGCGACGGTCGCGCTGAACCCGTTGTACCGAGGCGTCGCCGAGCGCATTCTCAACAAGCCGATCAACGTCTTCTTCGGTGAAGAGTCGATGCCGAACCCGGCAGGCATGCACGTAGGCGCGACGATGGCCATCAAGATCGGCCCGGGGCAGGGTTCGCAGCCGCTTCATCGTGACGACTCGGTCTGGTTGTGGCGGCACCCCACGTATCAGCGCGAAGCGCGGGTGCAGATCATGGTGGCGGTCAGCGACTTCACCGCCGAGAACGGCGGCACCCTCGTGATCCCGGGCTCGCACCTGTGGGACGACGAGCGCGCACCGCGCCTCGAGGAGGCGATCCCGACGGAGATGAAGGCCGGGTCGGCGCTGATCTGGATCGGCTCCACCTATCACGGTGGTGGCCAGAACACCACGTCGGACGAGTACCGCTTCGGCCTGTCGATGGGCTACGACCTCGCATTCCTGCGCCCGGAGGAGAACCCCTTCCTCACCTACACCCTCGATCAGATTCGGTCGTTCCCGGAGGAGATCCAGCGAGCACTCGACTTTTCCTCGGAACACTACGTCGGCTGGGTCGAGGTCGGGGGCCAGATGTCCGACCCCATGGACCTGCTCGGTTGTGACGAGTACACCGCTATCGGCGCCGCGCTCCCCGCCCGCGTCTGA
- a CDS encoding MFS transporter: MTEIHQQAGLAGEAPARRAPNKGVLIGVGTLLIVLTNAVIFILPPLLPIIQAQYGLATVAETTWLYTALTLGGGAGFILLPRLADLYGDRNASVAASAFLAVGALIPAVGDSYPTLLVGCILMGFGGAAQLLPLGFLRRNLGEDGITVGVAVLVVATGVGIVVGMIGGGFIVESLSLRSFFVILTAVCAATTIACHVTIPHAPPAERNGRIAVLGTVWMIAWVAAILLTLTQGLVWGVAALVPLVAGIIGGIAWVRVERRSTAAVFDVAMMKTPLVTASCLCIALFAAVNSAFLLLLSTYAQITPADLRPEDSYGLGLSALQTGWLMAPFAAAFLIRGTVLDRALLNGRGVPVFVIGALTSASGLVWLALAHDQQWQHLVGAAVMGLGTRIGYAAGFTMVQMAVPEEKAGMAAGVAGTFMAVGFAFGTALVSGDLSASLVPVVGTGLEVAAKGLYGTGYWLSGVLALLIVVTVLISRARSGRRVESAVS, from the coding sequence ATGACAGAGATCCACCAGCAAGCCGGACTCGCCGGTGAGGCGCCTGCTCGCCGTGCGCCGAACAAGGGAGTGCTGATCGGAGTCGGCACGCTGCTGATCGTCCTGACCAACGCCGTCATCTTCATCCTGCCGCCGCTGCTGCCGATCATCCAGGCGCAGTACGGCCTTGCCACAGTGGCCGAGACGACGTGGCTGTACACAGCGCTGACTCTCGGCGGGGGAGCGGGTTTCATCCTGCTGCCGCGCCTCGCGGATCTGTACGGCGACCGAAACGCCTCCGTGGCGGCGTCCGCATTCCTCGCGGTCGGCGCGCTCATACCGGCTGTCGGCGACTCCTATCCGACCCTCCTCGTCGGCTGCATTCTCATGGGCTTCGGTGGTGCGGCGCAGTTGCTTCCGCTCGGTTTCCTGCGTCGCAACCTCGGCGAGGACGGCATCACGGTGGGTGTCGCGGTTCTCGTCGTCGCCACCGGTGTCGGCATCGTCGTGGGCATGATCGGCGGCGGCTTCATCGTCGAGAGCCTGTCGCTGCGAAGCTTCTTCGTCATCCTGACCGCAGTGTGCGCGGCCACGACCATTGCGTGCCATGTCACGATCCCGCATGCCCCGCCCGCCGAGCGTAACGGCCGCATCGCTGTTCTCGGCACGGTGTGGATGATCGCGTGGGTCGCGGCGATCCTGCTGACTTTGACGCAAGGACTCGTGTGGGGCGTCGCGGCACTTGTTCCGTTGGTGGCCGGCATCATCGGTGGCATCGCATGGGTGCGCGTCGAGCGCCGGTCGACCGCGGCGGTATTCGACGTCGCAATGATGAAGACGCCTCTGGTCACCGCGTCGTGCTTGTGCATCGCCTTGTTCGCAGCGGTGAACTCGGCCTTTCTGCTGCTGCTCAGCACGTACGCCCAGATCACTCCCGCGGATCTTCGTCCGGAAGACTCCTACGGCCTCGGGCTCAGCGCGCTGCAGACGGGCTGGCTCATGGCACCCTTCGCGGCGGCGTTCCTGATCCGCGGAACCGTGCTCGACCGCGCCTTGCTCAACGGCCGTGGTGTCCCCGTCTTCGTCATCGGAGCGCTCACCAGCGCATCGGGGCTGGTCTGGCTCGCCCTGGCGCACGACCAGCAGTGGCAGCACCTCGTGGGCGCTGCCGTCATGGGTCTCGGGACCAGAATCGGCTATGCAGCCGGCTTCACGATGGTGCAGATGGCGGTGCCCGAAGAGAAGGCCGGGATGGCGGCCGGTGTCGCCGGCACGTTCATGGCCGTGGGTTTCGCCTTCGGCACGGCACTCGTCAGCGGCGACCTCAGCGCCTCCCTGGTTCCGGTGGTCGGCACCGGCCTCGAGGTCGCGGCAAAGGGCCTCTACGGCACCGGCTACTGGCTGTCGGGAGTCCTCGCCCTGCTCATCGTGGTGACCGTGCTGATCTCACGCGCTCGGTCCGGTCGACGCGTCGAAAGTGCCGTGTCCTGA
- a CDS encoding TetR/AcrR family transcriptional regulator produces the protein MARIPAAERRTELVAAAVRMIAAHGVDGATTRRIAQDANAPLATLHYCFATKEVLFAAVFEHVTAQYREVLARNDVQSDVETTARALLRGVMEWYLANPDFGAAIVELISWAQRQEGKQAEMVYNEAFATMRAILEAAATDAGQSVDPKTIDELTYIVSTLSDGFALNWLVFTDRAAAESQIELVLGVLDAWMAANLGDVPRPVAPAAKASPEEALRSLVSWVSVD, from the coding sequence ATGGCCCGCATTCCCGCCGCAGAACGTCGCACCGAACTGGTGGCCGCGGCCGTGCGCATGATCGCCGCCCACGGGGTGGACGGCGCGACCACACGCCGCATCGCGCAGGACGCGAACGCTCCGCTGGCCACGCTGCACTACTGCTTTGCCACGAAAGAGGTGCTGTTCGCGGCGGTGTTCGAACACGTCACTGCACAGTATCGAGAGGTGTTGGCGCGCAACGACGTCCAAAGCGACGTCGAGACCACCGCGCGCGCCCTGTTGCGCGGCGTGATGGAGTGGTACCTGGCGAATCCGGACTTCGGCGCGGCGATCGTCGAGCTGATCAGCTGGGCCCAGCGTCAGGAGGGCAAGCAGGCCGAGATGGTGTACAACGAGGCATTCGCGACCATGCGGGCGATCCTCGAGGCCGCCGCGACCGATGCAGGCCAGTCGGTCGACCCGAAAACGATCGACGAACTGACCTACATCGTGTCCACGTTGTCCGACGGTTTCGCGCTCAACTGGCTGGTGTTCACCGACCGTGCAGCCGCCGAGTCGCAGATCGAACTCGTCCTCGGAGTGCTCGACGCGTGGATGGCCGCCAACCTCGGCGACGTGCCCAGGCCGGTGGCTCCGGCCGCGAAGGCGTCACCCGAAGAGGCCCTGCGTTCACTGGTGTCCTGGGTGAGCGTGGACTGA
- a CDS encoding class I adenylate-forming enzyme family protein translates to MTGVQSVHQERAIALDRMAVDPPIDTLIGLLAVQALRYPDREFLRFAEGSWTFGEIDDWTSRLAQRLVSEDGVREGDRVAIMLPNVVQWPIAWLAILKAGGVAVPINSSYQRADLEFVLRDSGARVMVTDTGHTPLVDEVRATNGDLGEIRIVEAASCDELGQYPADRPGVAISGATLANLQYTSGTTGFPKACMLTHDYWVRLGWVCASAAGLGADDVALTSQPFSYMDPQWNTSLCLTIGAPLVVLPRFSASGFMADVRRHRATFCYVLGSMPTLLFKQAPSPQDRDNDLRLVLCSAIPVALHAGLEQRWGAPWREIFGMTESGVDLVSLPERAADVGSGRLGQPVPTKQVRVVDPQGAEVAEGESGELITSGSPMMLGYWNRPEDTAQVLRDGWLHTGDVAVREADSYRLVGRIKDMVRRGGENIASAEVERVLERDDTVVAAAVVGVPDELFGEEVKAFVQLAPGVEECRPAAERIVDGARTQLARFKVPRYVEFVADFPRTPSERVSKPALKARAAEHPGITHDLQPLRTAGSGNDRSHT, encoded by the coding sequence ATGACCGGAGTCCAATCGGTTCACCAGGAACGCGCGATCGCGCTCGATCGCATGGCTGTGGACCCGCCGATCGACACCCTCATCGGCCTGCTGGCGGTCCAGGCCCTCCGGTATCCCGACCGCGAGTTCCTCCGCTTCGCGGAAGGGTCGTGGACGTTCGGCGAGATCGACGACTGGACGTCACGCCTGGCGCAGCGACTCGTCTCCGAGGACGGGGTCCGCGAAGGCGACCGGGTCGCGATCATGCTGCCCAACGTGGTGCAGTGGCCGATCGCCTGGCTCGCGATCCTCAAGGCCGGCGGCGTCGCGGTGCCGATCAATTCGTCGTATCAGCGCGCAGACCTCGAATTCGTGCTGCGGGATTCCGGCGCCCGGGTGATGGTCACCGACACCGGTCACACCCCGCTCGTCGACGAGGTGCGCGCCACGAACGGCGATCTGGGCGAAATCCGGATCGTCGAGGCCGCCTCGTGCGACGAACTCGGACAGTATCCGGCGGACAGGCCGGGGGTCGCCATCTCCGGTGCGACGCTCGCGAACCTCCAATACACGTCGGGAACAACCGGATTCCCGAAGGCGTGCATGCTGACCCACGACTACTGGGTTCGGCTGGGGTGGGTCTGCGCGAGCGCGGCGGGCCTCGGGGCCGACGACGTGGCACTCACCTCGCAGCCGTTCTCGTACATGGACCCGCAGTGGAACACCTCGCTGTGCCTCACGATCGGCGCGCCGCTGGTGGTCCTGCCCCGGTTCTCCGCCTCGGGTTTCATGGCGGACGTCCGCAGGCACCGGGCCACATTCTGCTACGTGCTCGGCTCGATGCCCACGCTGCTGTTCAAGCAGGCGCCGAGCCCGCAGGACCGGGACAACGACCTGCGCCTCGTGCTGTGCTCGGCAATCCCCGTCGCGCTGCACGCAGGGCTCGAACAGCGTTGGGGTGCGCCGTGGCGGGAGATCTTCGGGATGACCGAAAGCGGCGTCGACCTGGTCAGCCTCCCCGAGCGCGCGGCCGACGTCGGCAGCGGGCGGCTGGGGCAGCCGGTTCCGACGAAGCAGGTCCGGGTGGTCGATCCGCAGGGCGCAGAGGTTGCCGAGGGAGAATCCGGCGAGCTGATCACGTCGGGCAGCCCGATGATGCTGGGCTACTGGAACCGGCCCGAAGACACCGCGCAGGTCCTGCGCGACGGCTGGCTCCACACCGGCGATGTCGCGGTCCGCGAGGCGGACAGCTACCGCCTGGTGGGCCGGATCAAGGACATGGTTCGCCGCGGCGGCGAGAACATCGCGAGCGCCGAGGTCGAACGCGTCCTCGAGCGCGACGACACCGTCGTCGCGGCAGCGGTGGTCGGCGTCCCGGACGAGCTGTTCGGCGAGGAGGTCAAGGCCTTCGTGCAGCTGGCCCCTGGCGTCGAGGAATGCCGCCCGGCCGCAGAGCGAATCGTCGACGGCGCGCGAACCCAGTTGGCGCGCTTCAAGGTTCCGCGTTACGTCGAGTTCGTCGCCGATTTCCCGCGCACCCCGTCCGAGCGTGTGTCGAAGCCGGCGCTGAAGGCGCGCGCCGCCGAACATCCGGGCATCACCCACGACCTGCAGCCGCTGCGCACCGCCGGCAGCGGCAACGACAGGAGCCACACATGA
- a CDS encoding enoyl-CoA hydratase/isomerase family protein: MTENYLDVHIDRDVAVLTLNRPAKLNVMDVATRVRLAQTIRRFGTGDVVRGIVLTGAGRAFSAGEDLQSVPTSYDEIHEAFATFHDITRAILETEVPVIAAVNGIAVGGASEITLCCDSRIGTPAAEYFQPENHRGIIISNASSLLMGRLVRNHAMRIILGSNRIGADEALRIGLLDEIVAPQTLVDRAVEVIRQWNSDPRTTALHLGLLRPRPEDVEAAFAREDDAARQSWESGAFTEGIEGFWASKNAAPTAPLTSN; this comes from the coding sequence ATGACCGAGAACTACCTGGACGTGCACATCGACCGCGACGTCGCCGTGCTCACGCTGAACCGCCCCGCGAAGCTGAACGTGATGGACGTGGCCACGCGGGTGAGGCTCGCGCAGACGATCCGCCGGTTCGGGACGGGGGACGTCGTCCGCGGAATCGTGCTCACGGGTGCGGGGCGGGCTTTCTCCGCCGGTGAGGACCTGCAGTCAGTGCCGACCAGTTACGACGAGATTCACGAGGCCTTCGCGACGTTCCACGACATCACCCGGGCGATTCTGGAGACGGAGGTCCCCGTGATCGCGGCGGTGAACGGGATCGCGGTCGGCGGCGCCTCGGAGATCACGCTGTGCTGCGACTCGCGGATCGGCACCCCCGCCGCCGAGTACTTCCAGCCGGAGAACCACCGCGGGATCATCATCTCGAACGCCTCGAGCCTCCTCATGGGCCGCCTGGTCCGGAACCACGCGATGCGAATCATTCTCGGCTCCAACCGGATCGGCGCGGACGAGGCCCTGCGGATCGGGCTGCTCGACGAGATCGTGGCCCCGCAGACGCTGGTGGACCGTGCGGTCGAGGTGATCCGGCAGTGGAACTCCGATCCCCGTACCACTGCACTGCACCTGGGCCTGCTGCGGCCGCGGCCCGAAGACGTCGAGGCCGCGTTCGCCCGCGAGGACGACGCCGCCCGCCAGTCGTGGGAGTCGGGTGCCTTCACCGAGGGCATCGAGGGCTTCTGGGCATCGAAGAACGCGGCGCCGACGGCGCCCCTGACGAGCAATTGA